A single window of Brevundimonas naejangsanensis DNA harbors:
- a CDS encoding HEPN domain-containing protein, translating to MRSDLHHLPERQQRELERVRDTLLAGFEAAKNGGGGGTQEWRRGGMVLKIILFGSYARGDWVDEPENGYLSDFDLLIVVNNAKMTNIADYWWNSEDQILRDPSIGRTVNIIVHDLHEVNDALKRGEYFWTDIVRDGVSLYEIPGHPFATPQPLTARDAWAQAEGYQERISRSVDVWLELARVSLEHADDIEWRRKAAFNLHQAVEAAYACFLLVHTFYFPRSHNIKFLRSLAEDVDTRLVEAWPREQRADRRRFELLKRAYVEARYSDQYHASAEDLEWLMARARALRDLVADLCQSRIAELKSKATTA from the coding sequence ATGCGGTCTGATTTGCACCATCTTCCGGAGCGGCAGCAGCGCGAGCTTGAGCGCGTGCGCGATACCCTGCTGGCCGGATTCGAGGCCGCCAAGAACGGCGGCGGGGGCGGCACGCAGGAATGGCGTCGCGGCGGGATGGTGCTGAAGATCATTCTCTTCGGCTCCTATGCGCGCGGCGACTGGGTCGATGAACCCGAGAACGGCTACCTGTCGGATTTCGATCTGCTGATCGTCGTCAACAACGCGAAGATGACCAACATCGCCGACTACTGGTGGAACTCCGAGGATCAGATCCTGCGGGACCCATCCATCGGCCGGACCGTCAACATCATCGTTCATGATCTGCATGAAGTGAACGACGCTCTGAAGCGCGGCGAGTACTTCTGGACGGACATCGTCCGCGACGGCGTCTCGCTCTACGAAATCCCCGGCCACCCTTTCGCTACGCCACAACCGCTGACGGCTCGGGATGCATGGGCTCAAGCCGAGGGTTATCAGGAGCGAATCTCGCGCTCGGTGGACGTATGGCTTGAACTCGCTCGAGTGTCGCTGGAACACGCAGACGACATCGAATGGCGCAGGAAAGCGGCCTTCAATCTCCACCAAGCTGTCGAAGCCGCCTACGCCTGCTTCCTGCTGGTCCACACGTTCTATTTCCCGCGCTCTCACAACATCAAGTTCCTGCGCTCCCTCGCCGAGGATGTGGACACGCGCCTGGTCGAGGCCTGGCCCCGCGAACAACGCGCCGACCGTCGTCGCTTCGAGCTGCTGAAACGCGCCTATGTCGAAGCTCGCTACAGTGATCAATACCACGCCTCAGCCGAGGACTTGGAATGGCTGATGGCGCGGGCTCGCGCACTGCGCGACCTCGTCGCCGACCTCTGCCAATCCAGGATAGCTGAGCTGAAATCGAAGGCCACAACCGCCTGA
- a CDS encoding SEC-C metal-binding domain-containing protein — MDARTETEVFADLAELCRSPGFIHAIVYFDFRDNLIRFGDRLDAEAMESQHAAERLVRTEIATMIGLMVQGPIDAILPIPERFQEYVDRAQALLQELHWAMSASWRDSFKIVDGVVQIQEPMWAGANLREPIFYSGESAYGFQYRALAIRKYAADNPWLLANKGFEIGDAVAVAQTLADVLSERQMALSKAMVELPPDQWTMLPGSVFSVDDIQGRCELDRSRIEAVLAAFTLPPGHLNPRFTALHEFNATNAMPLLHWDDGQFLLLQHYSLLEAIYESPVFWLTEDRTYAPTAVRHRGEFTEDFAAECLEKVFGKARVLRNIDIYGPDRNRVGEIDALAIYGRRAILLQAKSKRLTIEARKGNDLQLKDDFKKAVQDAADQAFLCATALLDSSFKLKNAAGDGIELPRSFDVVQPLCIVSDHYPALAFQASAFLKQRTTAHIVAPLVMDVFALDVMAEMLVGPLQFLHYLTLRERFGERLSASHELTLLGYHLTHHLWFDDEFNMMVMGDDFSIPLDIAMLARREGLPGLETPEGILTKLKGTTFDRLVAQIESHDDPDIGELGLALLQLGEETARSLGSGIDTLAAAARRDRRPHDLSLEFGEAQAGLTVHCRYPDTPDTMLRLWAHCRLRKYASKADRWYGLLIHPDTRDVLASVGSLEPWTSDAEMEEQVKQWPVRPQVPWSAMRRRLAQKVGRNDPCACGSGKKHKKCCLVRP; from the coding sequence ATGGACGCGAGGACCGAAACAGAAGTGTTCGCGGACCTAGCTGAACTTTGCCGGTCACCAGGCTTTATCCATGCGATCGTCTACTTCGACTTCCGCGACAATCTCATCCGGTTTGGGGACCGCCTCGATGCCGAGGCGATGGAAAGCCAACATGCAGCGGAGCGGCTCGTCCGCACCGAGATCGCCACCATGATCGGCCTGATGGTTCAAGGCCCCATCGACGCCATCCTACCCATTCCGGAGCGGTTTCAGGAGTATGTGGATCGCGCGCAGGCCCTGCTTCAGGAGCTTCACTGGGCAATGTCGGCGTCCTGGCGCGATAGCTTCAAGATCGTGGATGGCGTGGTGCAGATTCAGGAGCCTATGTGGGCTGGCGCCAATCTACGTGAGCCGATCTTTTACTCAGGGGAGTCTGCCTACGGGTTCCAATACCGGGCTCTGGCGATACGAAAATACGCTGCCGACAACCCGTGGCTCCTGGCCAACAAAGGCTTTGAGATTGGTGACGCCGTCGCGGTCGCACAAACCCTCGCGGATGTGCTGTCAGAACGCCAAATGGCGCTATCCAAGGCAATGGTGGAGCTTCCCCCCGACCAGTGGACAATGCTGCCGGGATCAGTTTTTTCGGTCGATGACATTCAGGGTCGATGCGAGTTGGATCGCTCACGGATTGAGGCGGTGCTGGCGGCGTTCACCTTGCCGCCAGGGCATCTGAACCCACGCTTCACGGCTCTCCACGAATTCAACGCTACCAACGCGATGCCCCTCTTGCATTGGGACGATGGGCAATTCCTGCTGCTTCAACACTACAGTCTTTTGGAGGCGATTTACGAAAGTCCCGTGTTCTGGCTGACCGAAGACAGAACGTATGCGCCGACCGCTGTGCGGCATCGGGGCGAGTTTACCGAGGACTTCGCTGCCGAGTGCCTCGAAAAGGTTTTCGGGAAAGCTCGGGTGTTGCGGAACATTGACATTTATGGCCCTGATCGCAATCGCGTCGGCGAGATCGATGCGCTTGCCATCTATGGCCGCCGCGCGATCCTCTTACAGGCGAAATCCAAGCGGCTGACCATTGAAGCCCGCAAAGGCAATGACCTCCAACTCAAGGACGATTTCAAGAAGGCGGTGCAGGACGCTGCCGATCAGGCGTTTCTCTGCGCAACCGCGTTGTTGGACTCATCCTTCAAGCTGAAGAATGCCGCAGGCGATGGAATTGAACTTCCGCGCAGTTTCGACGTCGTCCAGCCGCTTTGCATCGTCTCCGACCACTATCCGGCCCTTGCCTTCCAGGCGAGCGCGTTTCTCAAACAGAGGACGACTGCGCACATCGTCGCCCCCCTAGTGATGGACGTGTTCGCTTTGGACGTGATGGCCGAAATGCTCGTCGGCCCCTTGCAATTTCTACATTACTTGACGCTGCGGGAGCGGTTCGGCGAACGGCTTTCAGCCAGCCACGAGCTCACTTTGCTGGGCTACCACCTCACGCATCATCTCTGGTTCGATGACGAATTCAACATGATGGTAATGGGGGATGACTTCAGCATTCCCCTCGATATCGCCATGCTGGCGCGTCGCGAGGGACTTCCGGGGCTAGAAACGCCGGAAGGCATCCTGACCAAGCTCAAGGGTACGACATTTGATCGTTTGGTCGCCCAGATCGAAAGCCACGATGACCCCGACATCGGGGAGTTGGGATTGGCGTTGCTCCAACTCGGTGAGGAGACGGCCAGGTCACTCGGTTCTGGTATCGATACGCTTGCCGCCGCTGCCCGAAGAGATCGACGTCCCCATGACCTTTCCCTGGAGTTCGGGGAAGCACAGGCTGGCCTGACTGTTCATTGTCGCTACCCGGACACGCCAGACACCATGCTGAGGCTGTGGGCGCATTGCCGGCTGCGCAAGTACGCCAGCAAGGCCGACCGCTGGTACGGTCTTCTCATTCACCCCGACACCCGCGATGTCCTGGCTAGTGTCGGCTCACTCGAGCCTTGGACGTCCGACGCCGAGATGGAAGAACAGGTGAAGCAGTGGCCGGTTCGCCCGCAGGTGCCGTGGAGCGCCATGAGGCGCCGGCTTGCTCAAAAGGTCGGCCGAAACGATCCGTGTGCCTGCGGCAGCGGAAAGAAGCACAAGAAATGCTGCTTGGTGAGACCCTGA
- a CDS encoding RNA polymerase sigma factor, with protein sequence MAFMRAQTCLKACTLASHRARDMATSRLVIGGDEVASGGRSANPSLTLSKGSDPEALFRDYGPWLLRTLQHKFGKEVADDLLQETYLRVTRHAATIEILKPKAFLLQVARNVFLSDYRRDQNRFALEQPLFATRAQPAAADQVEIVVLKDIILGMPVKLRDVFLLSRFGAMSHQQIADHLGISPKTVEGRMIKALAYCAAQLRE encoded by the coding sequence ATGGCGTTCATGCGTGCCCAAACGTGCCTGAAAGCCTGCACGCTTGCCTCGCACCGAGCTCGGGATATGGCGACATCCCGCCTTGTCATCGGAGGCGACGAAGTGGCGTCTGGCGGCCGGAGTGCGAACCCATCCCTGACGCTTTCCAAGGGGAGCGATCCCGAGGCGCTGTTCCGCGACTATGGCCCCTGGCTGCTTCGAACCCTGCAGCACAAGTTTGGCAAAGAGGTCGCCGACGACCTGCTGCAAGAAACCTATCTGCGCGTGACGCGTCATGCGGCCACTATCGAGATCCTGAAACCGAAGGCCTTCCTGCTTCAGGTCGCGAGGAATGTCTTCCTCAGCGACTATCGCCGGGACCAAAACCGGTTTGCGCTTGAGCAGCCCCTGTTCGCGACGCGGGCTCAACCCGCCGCCGCCGACCAGGTCGAAATCGTCGTCCTGAAGGACATCATACTGGGAATGCCCGTGAAGCTCCGGGACGTCTTCTTGCTGAGCCGGTTCGGGGCCATGAGCCACCAGCAGATCGCAGACCATCTGGGCATTTCGCCCAAGACCGTGGAAGGGCGGATGATCAAGGCCCTGGCCTACTGCGCCGCACAGCTTCGCGAGTGA
- a CDS encoding DUF3363 domain-containing protein — MTFRNIIEDRMSALSATADDGLQVRLATSLKRDGSVRTSMLKRLSSSMRFSYGAKAGALKTAAKRSGSAFRADVRQRVIVKALVSRHLGKGMARGKALAAHVRYLGRDGAGQDGEAGAFFDRNRDAVDGAERTQDWAEHRHHFRFIVSPEHGDRIADLRDYTRDVMGRVCADLGEPNLPWMAVCHFDTDQPHAHVLMPGRRANGRDLVIPRDYVAYGFRARAQETAQERLGDLSRLDAERRVWRETQRDSFTSFDRRLLASMDGEGMVADAVGGRNAWAALTRGRLAHLESLGLAERHGRRFRLADELEGKLRRLQVSKDVIRTLNERRLETGRTAEVFREGRVAGQVMKAGFHDELGASPFVVLKDAKGVEHYARLAVGTALPTVGAQATLGLDARGMMRVVPGMARGVGLGL, encoded by the coding sequence ATGACCTTCCGCAACATCATCGAAGACCGCATGTCGGCCCTGTCGGCGACGGCGGATGACGGGCTTCAGGTACGCCTCGCGACGAGCCTGAAGCGCGACGGCTCTGTCCGGACTTCGATGCTGAAGCGGCTCTCGTCGTCGATGCGCTTCAGCTACGGCGCCAAGGCGGGGGCGCTGAAGACGGCGGCCAAGCGATCCGGCAGCGCCTTCCGCGCGGACGTGCGCCAGCGGGTCATCGTCAAGGCGCTGGTGTCACGCCACCTCGGCAAGGGGATGGCGAGAGGCAAGGCGCTGGCGGCCCATGTCCGCTATCTCGGCCGCGACGGCGCCGGCCAGGACGGGGAGGCCGGGGCCTTCTTCGACCGCAACCGCGACGCCGTCGATGGGGCTGAGCGGACCCAGGACTGGGCCGAGCATCGCCACCACTTCCGCTTCATCGTCTCGCCGGAGCATGGCGACCGCATCGCTGACCTGCGCGACTACACCCGCGACGTGATGGGCAGGGTCTGCGCCGACCTCGGCGAGCCGAACCTGCCCTGGATGGCGGTCTGCCACTTCGATACCGACCAACCACACGCCCACGTCCTGATGCCGGGGCGGCGAGCGAACGGACGCGACCTGGTCATTCCCCGGGACTACGTCGCCTACGGGTTTCGGGCTCGGGCCCAGGAGACGGCGCAGGAGCGCTTGGGCGATCTTTCCCGCCTCGACGCTGAACGGCGCGTCTGGCGCGAGACCCAGAGGGACAGCTTCACCAGTTTCGATCGGCGGCTTCTGGCGTCGATGGACGGGGAGGGGATGGTCGCGGACGCCGTGGGTGGTCGAAACGCCTGGGCCGCTTTGACGCGTGGCCGTCTGGCCCATCTGGAGAGCCTGGGTCTGGCGGAGCGGCATGGGCGCCGGTTCAGGCTCGCGGATGAACTGGAGGGCAAGTTGCGGCGGCTGCAGGTCTCGAAGGACGTCATCCGCACCTTGAACGAGCGCAGGCTGGAGACGGGACGGACCGCTGAGGTTTTCCGCGAGGGAAGGGTAGCGGGACAGGTGATGAAGGCCGGCTTCCACGATGAACTCGGAGCTTCGCCCTTTGTGGTTCTCAAGGACGCCAAGGGCGTCGAACACTACGCGCGCCTAGCGGTCGGAACGGCTCTTCCAACCGTCGGCGCGCAGGCGACCCTCGGTCTGGATGCGAGGGGCATGATGCGGGTTGTGCCGGGAATGGCGCGAGGGGTCGGCCTTGGGCTCTAG
- a CDS encoding CHAT domain-containing protein has product MTFAAAFPRSAGLEPDALFWEAPFDWMNPDVDLLEALWTLQVAKLEDLAGFWSWTEAIVADFADARGAAGGAAAVDAIDCARFITCIPALHATRVSGQLGACYDWVWTAIAPTHVRGQRLNENVFSFLIFPHAPDALLQLYVGYVPNFAAAAFYLAFKFGGLDQLTAAIARGSWECSKRAYAQEPRDGAAIEAIIQMVTWAAHQDWPDGQVWAEHLLGLLETTPVLEHRKDIAIAFITPAFRYTNVSVRDRTNWILENFNSVLGEHERLQVLAAGMEGPEDWAARRAAILDEIGRVRALHLASVRPGQSNLEALEQRVSILWPIAYSLGLWGEVGDLVEVLGAWYRAAGQDPADADLLTIIPTHGGGAAYLWPGGRWLTGDGTYTTHNAMQRASSEALGSYYRGADGDHDSSVYQDFRFDIVDAKAGYTLEAAMRDHYQFAELRARLPEGWSPRALMVFPSGPEPIQGMLMKDAGIAAPLEISFECPLELRPIRKISVWAGGPWHEAFELEAIQHVAQRAGWSVGVTAPQTPTADDLRRFYEDPDADVCWVISHGAHDPFAIGGTGLHLPDETLVSLEELQRWTTPEAGRRLLVLNSCSGATAQGRGGLARIGLAQSLVGQSQGVVGHLWPVHWTAGLAFGAALVACLEDDPSASAVLRAAALLRQPDDLMRLLETRFADCPGLLERLQRSGEDLESLINWGCPVLLT; this is encoded by the coding sequence GTGACATTCGCCGCCGCCTTCCCACGCTCCGCTGGTCTAGAGCCCGACGCTCTGTTCTGGGAGGCCCCCTTTGATTGGATGAACCCTGACGTCGATCTGCTCGAAGCGCTTTGGACGCTCCAGGTCGCGAAGCTTGAAGATCTCGCCGGGTTTTGGTCGTGGACCGAAGCTATCGTCGCAGATTTCGCAGACGCGCGCGGCGCGGCTGGAGGCGCTGCGGCCGTTGACGCGATCGATTGTGCGCGCTTTATCACCTGCATTCCAGCGCTGCATGCGACCCGCGTTTCCGGTCAGCTCGGTGCCTGTTACGATTGGGTCTGGACGGCGATTGCGCCAACTCATGTGCGCGGGCAACGGCTGAACGAGAATGTCTTCTCGTTCCTGATCTTCCCTCATGCGCCTGACGCCTTGCTGCAACTCTATGTCGGCTATGTCCCGAACTTCGCTGCGGCCGCCTTTTATCTCGCTTTCAAATTTGGCGGCCTCGATCAACTAACGGCCGCCATTGCGCGTGGGTCCTGGGAATGCTCCAAGCGCGCGTACGCGCAAGAGCCGAGGGATGGAGCTGCGATCGAGGCCATCATTCAGATGGTCACCTGGGCCGCGCACCAAGACTGGCCGGACGGACAGGTCTGGGCTGAGCACCTTCTCGGCTTGCTCGAAACGACGCCGGTTCTCGAGCACCGCAAGGATATCGCCATCGCGTTCATCACGCCGGCATTTCGCTACACAAACGTCAGTGTGCGGGATCGAACCAATTGGATCCTCGAGAACTTCAACTCGGTTCTAGGCGAGCATGAGCGGCTCCAGGTGCTCGCAGCGGGTATGGAGGGCCCAGAAGACTGGGCTGCACGCCGTGCTGCAATCCTCGACGAAATCGGTCGCGTCAGAGCTCTGCATCTGGCTAGCGTGCGGCCGGGACAGTCCAATCTGGAGGCGCTCGAGCAGAGGGTCTCGATTCTTTGGCCGATCGCCTACTCGCTCGGCCTCTGGGGCGAGGTCGGGGACCTCGTCGAGGTCCTGGGGGCCTGGTATCGGGCCGCCGGACAGGACCCTGCCGATGCCGACCTGCTGACGATCATCCCTACTCACGGCGGCGGTGCGGCGTACCTCTGGCCCGGCGGTCGTTGGCTCACGGGCGACGGCACCTATACGACGCACAACGCGATGCAACGCGCGTCGAGCGAGGCTTTGGGCTCCTACTACCGTGGTGCCGATGGGGATCACGATAGCTCGGTTTACCAAGATTTTCGTTTCGACATTGTAGACGCCAAGGCGGGCTACACGCTCGAGGCGGCGATGCGCGACCATTACCAGTTCGCCGAGCTTCGGGCGCGACTCCCGGAGGGATGGTCGCCGCGGGCCTTAATGGTCTTCCCGAGCGGGCCGGAACCTATCCAGGGAATGTTGATGAAGGACGCCGGCATCGCCGCACCGCTCGAAATCAGCTTCGAGTGCCCCCTGGAGCTCCGGCCGATCCGCAAGATTTCAGTCTGGGCGGGCGGACCATGGCACGAAGCCTTCGAGTTGGAAGCCATCCAGCATGTCGCCCAGCGTGCGGGCTGGAGCGTCGGCGTCACCGCGCCCCAGACGCCGACCGCCGACGACCTACGGCGCTTCTATGAGGACCCTGATGCAGACGTCTGCTGGGTTATATCGCATGGCGCGCACGACCCTTTCGCGATCGGCGGGACCGGCTTGCACCTTCCCGACGAAACCCTTGTGAGTCTAGAAGAACTCCAGCGTTGGACGACGCCAGAGGCGGGCCGTCGCCTTCTCGTCCTCAACAGCTGCAGCGGAGCGACCGCGCAGGGCCGGGGCGGCCTGGCGCGCATAGGGCTGGCCCAGAGCTTGGTGGGACAGAGCCAAGGCGTCGTGGGGCACCTTTGGCCTGTGCACTGGACAGCGGGTCTGGCCTTCGGCGCAGCGTTGGTTGCATGCCTCGAGGACGATCCCTCCGCGAGCGCCGTATTGAGGGCGGCGGCCCTGCTTCGCCAGCCGGATGACCTCATGAGACTGTTGGAGACGCGTTTTGCGGACTGTCCTGGCCTTCTCGAACGCCTTCAGCGTTCGGGTGAAGACCTTGAAAGCCTTATCAACTGGGGCTGCCCGGTCTTGCTGACATAG
- a CDS encoding DNA cytosine methyltransferase: protein MPQAFQVVDLFAGPGGLAEGFSGFEDGTGHRPFDVTMSVEKERSAHRTLQLRAFLRQFDEFPDEYYAALNAGADMPDWSKSHAGEWETALGEALCLELGTEQAGRVLDQRIDELLRLDVPTVVIGGPPCQAYSLVGRSRNMGKTDYVPAEDQRHFLYREYIRILKRLRPVAFVMENVKGMLSSSIDGQRIFDQVLGDLRGAAGEGSYVLLAIGHGRSGAMVLRTPRDAADFIVRAEGFGVPQARHRVIVVGIRSDLAAGLRLSGESAGVAPKRASVRTVLEGMPALRSGLSRADDPAAWRETVLAQVSRVVDALSEDPAFSHGLRERAREHLAAFEGRNSALERTSRERPAAMSDDHRTLADWIEDPRLEVLLNHSTRGHMDEDLARYFFSAVFTEVVGRAPKASEFPVTLAPDHANWSTGKFADRFRTQAWDRVSTTVTSHISKDGHYFIHPDPAQCRSLTVREAARLQTFPDNYLFLGNRTEQYVQVGNAVPPFLARQIAEVLWGALDS, encoded by the coding sequence ATGCCGCAGGCATTTCAGGTTGTGGACCTCTTCGCGGGCCCCGGCGGCCTGGCCGAAGGATTCTCTGGCTTCGAGGACGGGACCGGTCATCGACCGTTCGACGTGACGATGTCCGTCGAGAAGGAGCGGTCGGCCCATCGGACATTGCAGCTCCGCGCCTTCCTGCGACAGTTCGACGAGTTTCCGGACGAGTACTACGCGGCCCTGAATGCCGGCGCGGACATGCCCGACTGGTCGAAATCCCACGCCGGCGAGTGGGAGACGGCGCTCGGCGAGGCTCTCTGCCTGGAGCTCGGCACCGAGCAGGCCGGAAGGGTGCTGGATCAGCGCATCGACGAGCTCTTGCGGCTCGACGTGCCGACCGTCGTGATCGGGGGGCCTCCCTGTCAGGCCTACTCTCTGGTCGGCCGCTCGCGCAACATGGGCAAGACCGACTATGTGCCAGCCGAGGATCAACGGCACTTCCTCTATCGCGAGTACATACGGATCCTGAAGCGGCTTCGGCCCGTCGCGTTCGTGATGGAGAACGTCAAGGGCATGCTGTCGTCGTCCATCGACGGCCAGAGAATCTTCGATCAGGTCCTGGGGGACCTCCGCGGAGCGGCAGGCGAGGGATCCTACGTCCTGCTCGCCATCGGTCATGGCCGATCGGGGGCGATGGTCCTGCGCACGCCCCGGGACGCAGCCGACTTCATCGTCCGTGCCGAGGGTTTCGGCGTGCCGCAGGCGCGCCATCGGGTCATCGTGGTCGGGATCAGGAGTGATCTGGCTGCCGGACTGCGTCTTTCGGGGGAAAGCGCTGGCGTCGCGCCGAAGCGGGCCAGTGTTCGAACCGTGCTGGAAGGCATGCCTGCGCTCAGAAGCGGGCTCAGCCGCGCGGACGATCCTGCCGCGTGGCGAGAAACGGTGCTCGCGCAGGTTTCAAGGGTGGTAGACGCCCTGTCCGAAGATCCGGCATTTTCCCATGGCCTCCGGGAACGCGCCCGCGAGCACCTGGCCGCCTTCGAGGGGCGCAACAGCGCTCTGGAGCGCACCAGCAGGGAGCGCCCGGCGGCGATGTCCGATGATCATCGGACGCTCGCGGACTGGATCGAGGATCCCCGCCTCGAGGTGCTGCTCAACCATTCCACCCGCGGTCACATGGACGAGGATCTGGCTCGCTACTTCTTCAGCGCAGTCTTCACGGAGGTCGTGGGGCGTGCGCCCAAGGCGTCCGAATTTCCAGTCACGCTCGCGCCGGATCACGCAAACTGGTCGACTGGAAAGTTCGCGGACCGGTTCAGGACGCAGGCCTGGGATCGGGTGTCGACGACTGTCACCAGCCACATCTCCAAGGACGGCCACTACTTCATCCATCCTGATCCCGCGCAGTGTCGCTCGCTGACGGTTCGGGAGGCGGCAAGGCTCCAGACCTTCCCGGACAACTACCTCTTCCTGGGAAATCGCACCGAGCAGTACGTCCAGGTCGGCAACGCCGTGCCTCCCTTCCTTGCTCGCCAGATCGCGGAGGTCCTCTGGGGAGCTCTGGACAGCTAG